A region of Brevinema andersonii DNA encodes the following proteins:
- a CDS encoding D-sedoheptulose-7-phosphate isomerase, with protein MHKIINNYFDRLKLTLDMMNDEEIIVFAELLENARKTKNTVFVMCNGGSAVTANHFVCDFNKGTGFGKPECFRVICLNDSMSTLSVYSNDVAYNEVFVEQLKNFLKPRNLVVGIYCSGNSENILKAVQFANQNDAVTIV; from the coding sequence ATGCATAAGATTATTAATAATTATTTCGACCGTTTGAAATTAACGCTTGATATGATGAACGACGAAGAAATTATAGTTTTTGCGGAGCTTCTGGAGAATGCGCGCAAAACGAAAAATACAGTTTTTGTTATGTGCAATGGAGGGTCAGCAGTAACAGCGAACCATTTTGTCTGCGACTTCAATAAAGGTACTGGCTTCGGTAAGCCTGAATGTTTCAGAGTTATCTGCCTTAATGACAGTATGTCTACTCTCAGTGTCTACTCTAACGATGTTGCATACAATGAAGTATTTGTGGAGCAGTTGAAAAATTTCCTTAAGCCCAGAAATTTGGTCGTTGGAATCTACTGCAGCGGCAATTCTGAAAATATTCTTAAAGCCGTGCAGTTTGCTAATCAAAATGATGCTGTAACAATTGTTTAG
- a CDS encoding PASTA domain-containing protein yields the protein MKFNEVKNFIGQFFSQVKDFIKKWTKFQTWQDSMLPENPVEHQRLVRFLFFIVGVTAALMVLILLLSLLVLNISVPRVRVPTMMRMDMIDAVRLAQAQKLVPTFEMRFTEADDRFQVIKQYPAHGVSVREGRKVTLVVSMGKDLYVVPDVSSMQKNQAIEILEAERIPYEIVIVPASEHNTNMVIAQSAQPRTKLPRSEALTLTVTDEVKEGQYLLDDFIRQPIEYVVSRLYYNGIIPIVVSTNVPSLSDNGLVLEQNAEAGTILAKNSSVILNVGLFANDQGEYEKLRWYVFRYRFPRVGRPESSTDEPQDIPQTAAKFYKIVVEDELGRPNIIYERAGVEGTVLIKVFKAYGNAKVYIYANNEIIGSRDYGAN from the coding sequence ATGAAATTTAATGAGGTTAAAAATTTTATTGGACAATTTTTTTCTCAGGTTAAAGACTTTATCAAAAAATGGACAAAATTTCAAACATGGCAAGATTCTATGCTGCCCGAAAATCCTGTAGAGCATCAGCGATTGGTACGATTTTTGTTTTTTATTGTTGGTGTTACAGCTGCATTAATGGTGCTTATTTTATTGTTATCCCTTTTAGTTTTAAATATCAGTGTGCCAAGAGTACGGGTGCCAACCATGATGCGTATGGATATGATTGATGCAGTAAGGCTCGCACAAGCCCAAAAACTTGTTCCTACTTTTGAAATGCGTTTTACTGAAGCAGATGATCGGTTTCAAGTAATTAAACAGTATCCTGCTCATGGAGTTTCTGTGCGTGAGGGCCGCAAAGTGACATTAGTGGTCAGCATGGGTAAAGACCTTTATGTTGTGCCAGATGTCAGCAGTATGCAGAAAAATCAAGCAATTGAAATTCTTGAAGCAGAACGGATTCCATATGAAATAGTGATAGTACCAGCATCTGAGCATAATACTAATATGGTGATTGCTCAAAGTGCGCAGCCACGAACAAAATTGCCACGTTCCGAAGCTTTAACTCTCACCGTGACTGATGAAGTTAAAGAAGGTCAGTATCTTTTGGATGATTTTATCCGGCAGCCTATCGAATATGTAGTGTCACGTTTATATTATAACGGTATTATTCCTATTGTGGTGAGTACGAATGTTCCATCGTTGAGTGATAATGGACTGGTTCTTGAACAAAATGCTGAAGCAGGAACTATTCTTGCTAAGAACAGTAGCGTAATTCTTAATGTTGGGCTTTTTGCAAACGACCAAGGTGAATATGAAAAATTACGTTGGTATGTATTCCGTTACCGATTTCCGAGAGTTGGGCGTCCTGAGTCAAGCACTGATGAACCTCAAGATATCCCTCAAACAGCAGCTAAATTCTATAAAATTGTTGTAGAAGATGAATTAGGGCGGCCTAATATCATTTACGAAAGAGCTGGGGTTGAAGGCACAGTGCTTATTAAAGTGTTCAAAGCATATGGTAATGCTAAAGTTTATATTTATGCCAATAACGAAATTATAGGAAGCCGTGATTATGGAGCAAATTAA
- a CDS encoding class II aldolase/adducin family protein: MEPISSLCKLSANTNTDAVQGAGGNASVKYGNMLYIKASGTRLKDMNFNQGWTIIDLPEWRKGFTDFQGGEEEFNILTDRCTTGNELASIEIGLHALLPQTFILHTHSAYSCVFLCSGKTQELTAYISPLAEADIFTVEACVPGLQLTQNLNKTIQQKTHSENSITLLENHGIATASLSINKVLTLHQELHENLQKKFQLPLFVEPVVNEDLKWNAEVYVQGIEYFLNKQALLFPDQAVYIDNKILSGAIEFQGSTVVFKNHSLKNAQNTAEILALVLYLYQTIPQDSLCFLDKAIGLYITSMSREKYRQNMEKL; encoded by the coding sequence ATGGAACCTATAAGCTCACTATGCAAACTCTCTGCAAATACTAATACTGATGCAGTTCAAGGAGCAGGAGGCAATGCATCCGTAAAATACGGCAATATGTTGTATATCAAAGCATCAGGTACACGGTTGAAAGATATGAATTTTAATCAAGGATGGACTATAATAGATTTACCAGAATGGAGGAAAGGATTTACAGATTTCCAAGGCGGAGAAGAAGAATTTAACATATTAACAGATCGCTGTACAACAGGTAACGAGCTTGCATCCATAGAAATAGGATTGCATGCACTGCTGCCACAAACATTTATCCTGCATACTCATTCAGCATATTCATGTGTATTTTTGTGCTCCGGAAAAACACAAGAACTAACAGCATACATCAGTCCTTTAGCGGAAGCAGATATTTTCACGGTTGAAGCGTGTGTTCCTGGATTGCAGCTGACACAAAACTTAAATAAAACCATACAACAAAAAACACATTCGGAAAACAGTATAACACTCCTGGAAAACCACGGAATAGCAACAGCTTCCTTAAGCATCAACAAAGTACTCACTCTTCACCAGGAACTTCACGAAAATCTACAAAAAAAATTTCAGCTTCCTTTATTTGTCGAGCCTGTTGTGAATGAAGATTTAAAGTGGAATGCGGAAGTTTATGTTCAAGGAATAGAATATTTCTTAAACAAACAAGCTTTATTATTTCCGGATCAAGCGGTTTACATCGATAACAAAATTTTGTCCGGTGCCATTGAATTTCAAGGTTCAACTGTTGTATTCAAAAACCATTCCCTCAAAAACGCTCAAAATACAGCAGAAATTTTAGCATTAGTTTTGTATTTGTATCAAACAATACCTCAGGATTCACTTTGCTTTTTAGACAAAGCTATAGGACTTTATATTACTTCAATGTCGCGAGAAAAATATAGACAGAATATGGAGAAACTATGA
- a CDS encoding glycosyltransferase family protein, which yields MRHDLLGGGKIHHIAEPQALGTAGTVGMLRDIVFERFMVFYGDLVMDFNLNSFIRLGEQFNSLGTIVVRPNYHPFDSDLLETDADNRITGLYPKNNLSKA from the coding sequence TTGAGACATGACTTACTAGGGGGTGGTAAAATTCATCATATTGCTGAACCGCAAGCTTTAGGTACTGCTGGAACGGTAGGTATGTTGAGGGACATTGTTTTCGAACGTTTTATGGTATTTTATGGTGATCTGGTTATGGACTTCAATCTTAATTCTTTTATCCGTTTGGGTGAGCAATTTAATTCACTGGGAACGATTGTTGTGCGTCCAAACTACCATCCTTTTGATAGTGATCTTCTTGAAACAGATGCTGATAATAGAATCACTGGCTTGTATCCAAAAAATAATCTCTCTAAAGCTTAG
- a CDS encoding ribulose-phosphate 3-epimerase has translation MEQINILPSIFAANFADIPSALELIRNSSITMIHYDVMDNHFVPNISFGEQFVKQVMSAVPEIQADIHLMIDLPGHYEKFLALKPRVLTIHAEASENIIPYLRGVRSEGILAGVSLKPDTPIDILKDLAGEFDLFLVMSVEPGFSFQKFIPRSLQKIQQARSFFGENLIIEADGGINRQNMHILKEAGLNWFVMGGGFFNDPSPDTLLFSLNNDSCSKE, from the coding sequence ATGGAGCAAATTAATATTTTACCGTCTATTTTTGCTGCAAATTTTGCTGATATTCCTTCTGCGCTCGAGCTTATTCGTAATTCTAGTATTACGATGATTCATTATGATGTCATGGATAATCATTTTGTTCCCAATATTTCTTTTGGTGAACAATTTGTAAAGCAGGTAATGTCAGCGGTTCCTGAAATTCAAGCTGATATCCACTTGATGATTGATTTGCCTGGCCATTATGAAAAATTTCTTGCACTTAAGCCTCGGGTGCTCACCATACATGCCGAAGCTTCAGAAAATATTATACCATATCTTCGTGGAGTTAGATCTGAGGGGATATTAGCGGGAGTTTCTTTAAAACCAGATACACCTATTGACATATTAAAAGATTTAGCAGGGGAATTTGATTTGTTTCTTGTGATGAGTGTAGAACCTGGGTTCTCATTCCAAAAGTTCATTCCCAGATCGCTTCAAAAAATCCAACAAGCACGTTCATTTTTTGGAGAGAATCTCATTATTGAGGCGGATGGAGGCATTAATCGTCAAAATATGCATATTCTTAAAGAGGCAGGACTTAATTGGTTTGTTATGGGAGGAGGTTTTTTTAATGATCCGTCTCCTGATACTTTACTCTTTAGCCTCAATAATGACTCTTGTTCTAAAGAATAG
- a CDS encoding glycosyltransferase family 2 protein has translation MCKLSIIIPVMQQKKFLSRCLESVFNQNFENYEIIINGHSPGNCKKIVLKYRDNRICYIEFTENLGLHQARVQGATVARSEYLMHLDSDDVLLHDSVLSSLML, from the coding sequence ATGTGTAAGCTGAGTATCATAATACCTGTAATGCAACAGAAAAAATTTTTATCCCGTTGTCTAGAATCAGTTTTTAATCAAAATTTTGAAAATTATGAAATTATTATTAATGGTCATTCTCCCGGAAATTGTAAAAAGATTGTCTTAAAGTATCGTGATAATCGTATCTGTTACATTGAGTTTACTGAGAATTTAGGTCTGCATCAGGCGCGTGTTCAAGGGGCAACTGTAGCACGCAGTGAATATTTAATGCATTTGGATAGTGATGATGTTCTTCTTCATGATAGTGTTTTGAGCAGTCTTATGCTTTGA
- a CDS encoding alpha-2,3-sialyltransferase, with amino-acid sequence MLLYLLRNVSWFGSVLIEFLKGKIKSIVIADNGPSLAEINYRCLLKNVDTCRVNQFFFEEKYYLDRDASHIVWVRWIT; translated from the coding sequence ATTTTATTATATCTGTTACGTAATGTCTCATGGTTTGGATCTGTTTTAATAGAGTTCTTAAAGGGTAAAATAAAGTCTATTGTTATTGCAGATAATGGTCCTTCGCTTGCAGAAATAAATTACCGTTGCTTGCTTAAAAATGTCGATACATGCCGTGTTAATCAGTTCTTTTTTGAAGAAAAATATTATTTAGATCGGGATGCGTCGCATATTGTCTGGGTGCGGTGGATTACATAG
- the mnmA gene encoding tRNA 2-thiouridine(34) synthase MnmA — MKKTVFVGMSGGIDSSATVKLLVDQGYQVIGLTFVGLGETGSRKCCSVDEIQSAKNVCAALEIEHKILDLKELFKAKVRNPFVQSYINGETPNPCMLCNRHIKFGALVEYALGEGADFVAMGHYCGIDNVDGEYLFRTGRDVEKDQSYFLAMIQPDVLEFLKFPLADMKKSEVRQIVAQAGIPIRSDKQESQDICFVPDNYRDYLRTEGVDTNEGTMLINEKPVARHDGVAFYSLGQRRGLGVSVGKKIFIRSIDAKKNIIVLGEKPSSREFTVSGMNIFSRKFKDGPWLIQTRYRSTRVPGVVNRISDDEWKVFLDTPQEIVSPGQYAVFYRDDHVYAGGKIKKVVLAEENGC, encoded by the coding sequence ATGAAAAAAACAGTATTTGTAGGGATGAGTGGCGGTATTGATAGCTCGGCAACTGTCAAATTACTTGTAGATCAAGGTTATCAAGTTATTGGGTTGACTTTTGTTGGTCTTGGCGAAACTGGATCACGTAAGTGCTGTTCTGTTGATGAGATACAGTCAGCTAAAAATGTCTGTGCTGCATTAGAAATTGAACATAAAATCTTGGACCTTAAGGAATTGTTCAAAGCCAAGGTTCGAAATCCTTTTGTACAAAGTTATATTAATGGTGAAACCCCCAATCCGTGTATGCTGTGCAATCGGCATATTAAATTCGGAGCACTTGTTGAATATGCATTGGGTGAAGGTGCTGATTTTGTTGCTATGGGGCATTACTGCGGCATTGACAATGTGGATGGCGAATATTTGTTTCGTACAGGCCGTGATGTAGAAAAAGATCAAAGTTATTTTTTAGCAATGATACAGCCTGATGTGTTGGAATTTTTGAAATTTCCACTAGCTGATATGAAAAAATCTGAAGTACGTCAGATTGTAGCACAAGCAGGCATCCCGATAAGAAGCGATAAACAAGAAAGTCAAGATATTTGTTTTGTGCCTGATAACTATCGAGATTATCTGCGCACTGAAGGTGTTGATACTAATGAAGGTACGATGTTGATTAATGAAAAACCTGTAGCACGACATGATGGAGTAGCATTTTATTCATTGGGTCAGAGGCGTGGATTAGGTGTTTCTGTGGGAAAAAAAATATTTATCCGTTCCATTGATGCCAAAAAAAATATTATTGTTTTGGGTGAAAAGCCTTCTAGTAGGGAATTTACTGTCTCTGGTATGAATATTTTTTCTCGTAAATTCAAAGATGGTCCGTGGCTGATTCAAACAAGATACCGCTCTACAAGGGTTCCAGGAGTTGTGAATCGTATCTCTGACGACGAATGGAAAGTTTTCTTAGATACGCCGCAAGAGATTGTTTCACCAGGCCAATATGCGGTGTTTTATCGTGATGATCATGTTTATGCAGGTGGAAAAATCAAAAAAGTTGTTTTGGCAGAAGAAAATGGCTGTTAG
- a CDS encoding HAD hydrolase-like protein, with protein sequence METLLGREGAFIDRIYSCRHHPEKGYYGEVSELKISLFCRKPNPGMLFQACDELNINLSLSWMVEDSDIDIQAGRAASCKTVFLGESHPLATQNVAQAVDYIFERS encoded by the coding sequence ATGGAAACTCTTTTAGGCAGAGAGGGTGCTTTTATTGATAGAATTTATTCTTGCCGGCATCATCCCGAGAAAGGTTATTACGGCGAAGTTTCAGAACTTAAAATATCCCTCTTTTGTCGGAAACCCAATCCTGGAATGCTATTTCAAGCTTGTGACGAACTCAATATTAATCTTTCTTTATCATGGATGGTCGAAGATAGTGATATAGATATTCAAGCCGGTAGAGCTGCAAGTTGTAAAACAGTGTTTTTAGGTGAATCACATCCTTTAGCTACACAAAATGTAGCACAAGCTGTAGATTATATTTTTGAGAGATCCTAA
- a CDS encoding glycosyltransferase family 2 protein, which translates to MLSIVIPCYNESENLPELFEKIRPLYDIMTDFEIILVNNGSTDNSATLLKKLSRSIPIKIIHLDQNQGYGFGILSGLDVASGEVLAWTHADLQTDPADVFKAYELYQKLKPQYPNLLIKGKRKNRKLLEVLLTLGMQLYVNCKLKCHLSDINAQPKLFSKEFYYQIRPQAPYDFSLDLYILYQMSWIGTIKTIDVFFHKRTGGEAKGGGNWKGRIKLIKRTLQYVNKLKKNLRKSK; encoded by the coding sequence ATGCTTTCGATAGTTATTCCCTGTTATAACGAAAGTGAAAATTTACCGGAGCTGTTCGAAAAAATTCGGCCGCTTTATGATATAATGACAGACTTTGAAATTATTTTAGTAAACAATGGTTCCACAGACAACTCTGCTACATTATTAAAAAAATTAAGCCGGAGTATACCAATAAAAATTATTCACTTAGATCAAAATCAAGGTTATGGTTTTGGTATTTTGTCAGGATTGGATGTGGCTTCAGGCGAAGTATTAGCTTGGACACATGCAGATCTTCAAACAGATCCAGCGGATGTATTCAAAGCATACGAGCTCTACCAAAAGCTAAAGCCACAATATCCTAACCTATTGATCAAAGGAAAACGCAAAAATCGTAAATTGTTGGAAGTTTTACTTACATTAGGAATGCAATTATATGTTAATTGCAAATTAAAATGTCACCTTTCCGACATCAATGCCCAACCTAAACTCTTTTCCAAAGAATTCTATTATCAAATCCGCCCGCAAGCACCTTATGATTTTTCGTTAGATCTTTATATACTGTATCAAATGTCCTGGATCGGAACAATAAAAACAATTGACGTATTTTTTCATAAGCGCACCGGTGGAGAAGCCAAAGGTGGTGGAAATTGGAAAGGCCGAATCAAACTGATAAAACGTACACTGCAATATGTTAACAAATTAAAAAAGAATCTCAGGAAATCAAAATGA
- the fmt gene encoding methionyl-tRNA formyltransferase, whose product MKIIFWGNSHFSLKPFQILIEQFSIKALVTAPNTFVGRGLKQLRLNPVKELALKYDIPVLQPQKLKNNLEFQKQLLDFNPDFHVIVSYGRLIPVELLELVDYKFINLHASLLPELRGPSPIQYALWQGSAFTGNTVQFLAEGMDEGDIIAQSRVAILPQDNYEILEEKLAKDGAELLSKVLRDINKKSYNRTPQDHQSSTYTKLIHKEDGAVYFSMSADDIYNAFRAFHQKPGIYLPLEMGNVKILDCEPVIWPQEEQGKILSIGRRGVLVATYENAILLKILQAPAKKSVSGFDFANGLRLKERMFLK is encoded by the coding sequence ATGAAAATAATTTTTTGGGGCAACAGTCACTTTTCATTGAAACCATTTCAGATACTGATCGAACAATTTTCTATTAAAGCGTTAGTTACTGCACCGAATACATTTGTAGGTCGGGGACTCAAACAATTGCGCTTGAATCCTGTGAAAGAGTTGGCTTTGAAATATGATATTCCTGTGCTACAACCCCAGAAATTGAAAAATAATTTGGAGTTTCAGAAACAGCTCCTTGATTTTAATCCAGATTTTCATGTTATTGTTTCTTACGGTCGTTTGATTCCGGTTGAGCTGCTTGAATTGGTAGATTATAAATTTATTAATCTGCATGCATCATTGCTTCCTGAACTGCGTGGCCCTTCGCCTATTCAATATGCTTTGTGGCAAGGGAGTGCTTTCACGGGCAACACTGTGCAGTTTCTTGCGGAAGGGATGGATGAAGGTGATATTATTGCTCAAAGCAGAGTGGCAATTCTACCTCAGGATAATTATGAGATCCTAGAAGAAAAACTAGCAAAAGATGGTGCTGAATTATTATCAAAAGTGTTAAGGGATATCAACAAAAAGAGTTACAATCGTACACCTCAAGATCATCAATCCTCGACTTATACAAAGCTCATTCATAAAGAAGACGGAGCTGTATATTTTTCTATGAGTGCTGATGATATTTATAATGCTTTTCGAGCGTTTCATCAGAAGCCAGGAATTTATCTGCCTCTTGAAATGGGCAATGTGAAAATACTTGATTGTGAGCCTGTTATATGGCCGCAAGAAGAACAAGGAAAAATTTTGTCTATAGGGAGACGGGGAGTACTCGTAGCGACATATGAAAATGCTATTTTACTCAAGATTCTCCAAGCTCCTGCAAAAAAATCTGTTTCTGGGTTTGATTTTGCAAATGGATTGCGATTAAAGGAAAGAATGTTTTTAAAATGA
- a CDS encoding HAD family hydrolase: MQLYFSPSIFQYIPDTFSDFGSDVFPETLKAGEILKAYNTPNTLKIWTLTAFTNYGRFFFHKVARLNRKNVRPAVFLNRDGTLNKNIDTLPSVDHFFLLPEMAHVLKKLNKSKFLSVITNQPMIAKGFVSFSEILLIHKKWKLF; encoded by the coding sequence ATGCAGCTATATTTTTCACCCAGTATATTCCAATACATTCCTGACACTTTCTCTGATTTCGGCAGTGATGTTTTTCCTGAAACCCTTAAAGCTGGTGAAATCCTTAAGGCTTATAATACTCCGAATACATTAAAGATATGGACACTCACGGCTTTTACAAACTACGGCAGATTTTTCTTCCATAAGGTTGCGCGTTTAAACCGTAAAAATGTCCGGCCAGCTGTTTTTCTCAACCGGGACGGTACTCTCAACAAAAATATAGATACGTTGCCTTCGGTGGATCATTTTTTCCTGCTCCCAGAAATGGCCCATGTACTGAAAAAATTAAATAAAAGCAAATTTCTTAGTGTTATTACGAACCAGCCTATGATTGCAAAGGGTTTTGTTTCTTTTAGTGAAATCCTTTTGATCCATAAAAAATGGAAACTCTTTTAG
- a CDS encoding glycosyltransferase family protein, whose protein sequence is MLKFVNAVICDIAYYIQSDYIVTMQHTSLTLTAETLDKAIRYTLDGDWDTFIPAYSEWLNRQYLPPYYVKTSTFVISRKEIITKKGRIGSKVSIFEVPKNEAVDIDSFQDWAADKRILACDL, encoded by the coding sequence GTGCTAAAGTTCGTAAATGCAGTGATCTGTGATATTGCCTATTATATTCAAAGCGATTATATTGTCACAATGCAGCATACTTCTCTGACGCTTACAGCTGAAACTTTGGATAAAGCAATTCGTTATACGCTTGACGGTGACTGGGATACTTTTATTCCTGCTTACTCTGAGTGGCTTAACCGTCAGTATCTGCCTCCGTATTATGTCAAAACTAGTACTTTTGTAATCAGCAGAAAGGAAATTATTACAAAGAAAGGCCGCATCGGTAGCAAGGTATCGATTTTTGAAGTGCCTAAAAATGAAGCAGTTGATATTGATTCTTTCCAAGATTGGGCTGCTGACAAACGTATTTTGGCTTGTGATCTGTAA
- the def gene encoding peptide deformylase, with translation MAVREIVTYGHPVLREPAQEVLKIDNEILDVVQDLKDTLASVQGLGLAAPQIGVNKQIFIADLSILNDRKHLTHKVVFINPKIISVSKQTDTDNEGCLSFPGVRGDVCRPFKVKMRGLIPSGAERIIDAKGLFARCLQHEYDHLHGKLFIDYFLERDRIENEMLIRSYLETNKKQLPNILE, from the coding sequence ATGGCTGTTAGGGAAATTGTTACTTATGGGCATCCAGTTTTACGTGAACCTGCTCAAGAAGTGCTCAAAATTGATAATGAAATTCTTGATGTGGTGCAGGATTTAAAGGATACGTTGGCTAGCGTACAAGGTCTTGGTTTGGCAGCACCTCAAATTGGAGTTAACAAGCAGATCTTTATTGCTGATCTTTCAATTCTAAATGACCGAAAACATTTAACTCATAAAGTAGTTTTTATCAATCCAAAAATTATTTCTGTGTCCAAACAGACAGATACTGATAATGAAGGATGTTTATCGTTTCCTGGAGTTAGGGGTGATGTATGCAGGCCTTTCAAAGTAAAAATGCGTGGATTAATCCCTTCCGGAGCCGAACGGATAATAGATGCTAAGGGATTATTTGCGCGTTGTTTGCAGCATGAATATGACCATTTACATGGCAAGCTTTTTATTGATTATTTTCTGGAACGAGATAGGATCGAAAATGAAATGTTAATCCGATCATACCTTGAAACTAATAAAAAACAACTTCCTAACATTTTGGAGTAG
- a CDS encoding glycosyltransferase family 2 protein: protein MNIIIPMSGLGSRFAAAGYKDIKPLIKIHGKPIIEWVVRMFDPKDKFIFICRDAHLNTIKEMRETLEKIAPNAEIIAIEGEKKGPVWAVSQIFHKIDDNSPAIVSYCDYFQVWNCQSFYQWTADTNCDGSVVCYQGFHPHLIPLQNVYASCLCEGNKILEIREKFSFTENKSLTPQSSGMYYFKKGAYIKKYFQQLINENINLNGEYYVSLVYNLMIRDKLDIRVYHDVPYFCQWDTPEDLADYLRWAEIFSGEDNG, encoded by the coding sequence ATGAATATTATTATTCCTATGTCTGGTTTAGGAAGTCGTTTTGCGGCAGCAGGCTACAAAGACATTAAACCATTGATTAAAATTCACGGAAAACCAATTATAGAATGGGTTGTTAGAATGTTTGACCCCAAAGATAAATTTATTTTTATCTGCCGTGACGCACACCTGAATACGATCAAAGAAATGCGCGAAACACTAGAAAAGATTGCTCCGAATGCAGAAATTATTGCTATTGAAGGCGAAAAAAAAGGGCCTGTTTGGGCTGTTTCCCAAATTTTCCACAAAATCGATGATAATAGTCCTGCTATTGTGTCGTATTGCGATTATTTTCAAGTCTGGAATTGCCAGTCTTTCTACCAATGGACCGCAGATACTAACTGTGATGGATCCGTTGTCTGTTATCAAGGATTTCATCCACATCTTATACCCCTTCAAAATGTTTACGCTTCATGCCTCTGCGAGGGCAATAAAATACTGGAAATCCGTGAAAAATTCTCCTTCACTGAAAATAAAAGTCTTACGCCGCAATCTTCAGGAATGTACTATTTCAAAAAGGGTGCCTATATCAAAAAATATTTTCAGCAACTCATAAACGAAAATATCAACCTTAATGGTGAGTATTATGTTAGTCTTGTTTACAATTTAATGATCCGAGACAAACTAGATATTCGTGTGTACCATGATGTACCGTACTTTTGCCAGTGGGACACACCCGAAGATTTAGCAGATTACTTGCGGTGGGCGGAAATATTTTCAGGAGAAGATAATGGTTAA
- a CDS encoding sugar phosphate nucleotidyltransferase gives MVKLIPMAGAGKRFSEQGYTVPKPLLPINGRYMVLSAADALPKSDQTIFICQKDHINQFGLNKALDSYGKIVSIEGVTEGQASTCLEGCINIVPEEELLIGASDNGMIYDADLFEKLKKEADILVFGFKDNPTVLKNPEAYGWIICDENGIISQISVKKPISKTPLNDWAITGAFYFKKSKYFTAAAKEMIYQNRRINNEFYIDECINDAINMGLKVLLMPVKFYICWGTPDDYETYLYWQRFFTKEQPNFLEV, from the coding sequence ATGGTTAAACTGATACCTATGGCCGGAGCCGGTAAGCGCTTTTCCGAGCAAGGCTACACAGTACCAAAACCTTTACTGCCTATTAACGGGCGCTATATGGTTCTTTCTGCTGCAGATGCTCTGCCTAAGAGCGATCAAACTATATTTATCTGTCAAAAAGACCATATAAATCAGTTCGGACTCAACAAAGCATTAGATTCATACGGGAAAATTGTTTCTATAGAGGGCGTGACAGAAGGACAAGCAAGTACTTGCTTGGAAGGATGCATAAATATCGTTCCAGAAGAAGAACTTTTAATCGGAGCATCAGATAACGGAATGATTTATGATGCAGATTTGTTTGAAAAATTGAAAAAAGAAGCAGATATTTTAGTTTTTGGTTTCAAGGATAATCCTACGGTTCTGAAAAATCCTGAAGCTTACGGCTGGATTATCTGCGACGAAAACGGCATTATTTCACAGATATCTGTGAAGAAACCTATCAGTAAAACCCCATTAAATGACTGGGCTATTACTGGAGCTTTCTATTTTAAGAAAAGCAAATATTTTACTGCAGCAGCAAAAGAAATGATTTACCAAAATCGACGGATTAATAACGAGTTTTATATAGACGAATGCATTAATGATGCCATCAACATGGGCTTAAAAGTACTTCTTATGCCTGTGAAGTTTTATATTTGCTGGGGTACTCCGGATGATTACGAAACTTATCTTTATTGGCAGCGTTTTTTTACGAAAGAACAGCCGAATTTTTTAGAAGTTTGA